tctcttttttttgttgttgttgttgattttgttattggattgttaaggatggtttattggtttatatatgttttccGTGGTGTGTTTCATAACGTTTAGTTAGATGCTTGCGTAGGAAAATACGTTTCTTGtttctgttatatatatgtCGATAGATGTGATCCATATCAGTAAAATTGTACGTAGACATTTGGGCAAAGTGAAAACTACAAGTGAAAAGATACCCGCGTGTGAAGGTCATGAGTGAAAGACATTTGAAGCATTCGACACAAAATTTCTACTAAGtaacaaacaattttttgtttgtttttgaactGGTAATAAAGAAAAGATTGTAGTTAAGAGAGAAAATAGGCAAGGGGGACCATGTAATGTATGAAGCTCTAGGTTGTCTCCAGCTAACCTTAACTGAGAAGAGATTAATGAGTTAGGAGCAAATTGCATCTTAATTCACTTaaactacccaaaaaaaaaggttttagtgtttaaaattccAGATAGTCTGTCTTTGTTCTTTCAAATTATTGAATTAGTAACCAGCTGTTGATATAATCGTAaaagatcaacaaaaacaaaaccaccaTCCTCAAAAACAATGCTGTATGCTTTCACACCCAAATACAGATTCAAATGAACATAACTAGATGAAAGTATAACAACATTAGAGGTAGATTTTacctttaaaattaatttataagtggAAACAATAGTATATTATGCATACTCCTTTTTCCTTCTCGAAAGAAATCCTCGGACGTTGACGCAAAAGTCAAACCCGTGTAACGAGCTGACTAATTCTCATTGGCGGAATCGGCATCCCAACCGATACGTTAGCTTCTACTTTTCTTCCACGCATGAAGTCATATGACCGTTATAATAAAATCAGACCcaatttaattaatatcattCCCATCTTCCACGAAATAATTGAACCAATTTTGTTAGTGGTTAGGACAATTacattgatttttcttttactttttttttgttattttcgtTAAGTTTCTCTTAAACAATTGATAGCACATGAAACACAGGACACGTAGAATATAAAAATCGAAAATTCTCCGTCGCTAAGTTTcgtttatatataaatcacGTAATCCATGATTAATCAATCActccaataaaacaaaatagcCCCACCATGAACGACTCAGAACATGTTCGTCCACTAGCTCCGGCGACCATTCTTCCGGTGAGCGACGAATCCGCCTCCAACACCAGGCACAATACTCTCCGTCGCAGGAAGCGGATGAAATGCTTAATCTGCATCACTGTAACATCTCTGATTCTACTCACGATCGTGTTGACTTTAGTTTTCACGGTGTTCAGAGTCAAAGAcccaaccatcaaaatgaaccGTGTAATGGTCAACGGCCTAGATTCAGTCATGGGGACTGGTCGGGTCCAACTCTTGGGAACAAACATCTCCATGATCGTTGACGTGTCAGTCAAGAATCCAAATATGGCGTCGTTTAAGTACTCCAACACCACGACGGATATATATTACAAAGGAACGGTGGTAGGTGAAGCTCATGGGCTACCAGGGAAGGCGAAACCACATCGGACTTCGAGGATGAACTTGACGGTTGATATTATGATTGATCGGATATTGGCGGATCCGGGTTTGAGTCGAGAAGTGAGTACGTCGGGTCTTGTGAACGTGTGGAGTTATACTAGGGTTGGTGGTAAGGTGAAGATTTTGGTCGTGAAGAAGCACGTGACTGTTAAGATGAACTGCACGATGGCTGTGAACATCACCGCCCAGGCGATTCAAGATGTCGACTGCAAGAATAAAATCGGTTTTTGAGGTATACGTATACGTACGTTAGGATcgatttaacctttttttttttgttttattttatttttcaacctTATGCGAGCGGATTCGAACTTCCATGACAGATCACTATTTACATGCTCTAtttgttttagattattttgttttggtttcttgaattgttttttttttgttttttttttgttttttgtgtacAGTTGCTGAAATTTTTTAATGGAGTAAACATAACGCTTTCGTTAAAATATCAAACTTATGTCAATGTTCCAAGAATTGACCGACGACTAATCCATTAACATTAGcgtattaatttatttgattatgtcATACTA
The Camelina sativa cultivar DH55 chromosome 6, Cs, whole genome shotgun sequence genome window above contains:
- the LOC104793583 gene encoding late embryogenesis abundant protein At1g64065-like; this translates as MNDSEHVRPLAPATILPVSDESASNTRHNTLRRRKRMKCLICITVTSLILLTIVLTLVFTVFRVKDPTIKMNRVMVNGLDSVMGTGRVQLLGTNISMIVDVSVKNPNMASFKYSNTTTDIYYKGTVVGEAHGLPGKAKPHRTSRMNLTVDIMIDRILADPGLSREVSTSGLVNVWSYTRVGGKVKILVVKKHVTVKMNCTMAVNITAQAIQDVDCKNKIGF